One stretch of Aquimarina sp. Aq107 DNA includes these proteins:
- a CDS encoding ABC transporter ATP-binding protein: protein MELIIDNLSKTYTNGVKALQNVTLHIPKGMFGLLGPNGAGKSTLMRTISTLQEADTGSIQFDNINVLKEKNELRKTLGYLPQQFGVYPKISANTLLNHLAVLKGITNKKERKEVVNNLLHKTNLYDVRNQNLGGYSGGMKQRFGIAQALLNNPKLLIVDEPTAGLDPAERNRFYNLLSEIGENTIVILSTHIVDDIKELCTNMAIINQGQVVLQGKPLELIQKIEGKVYQKTIAKNELDIHKKKYKVINEKLFLGKPVIHVLSNEDPKDGFASINASLEDVYFSQINN, encoded by the coding sequence ATGGAACTAATCATAGATAACTTATCAAAAACCTATACAAATGGTGTAAAAGCATTACAGAATGTTACACTACATATTCCTAAAGGGATGTTTGGATTATTAGGGCCCAATGGGGCAGGGAAATCCACTTTAATGAGGACTATCTCAACACTGCAAGAAGCTGATACAGGTTCAATTCAATTCGATAACATCAATGTTTTGAAAGAGAAAAATGAACTTAGAAAAACTCTTGGTTATTTACCACAACAATTTGGTGTTTATCCAAAAATATCTGCAAACACATTACTCAATCATTTAGCAGTTTTAAAGGGTATAACTAATAAAAAAGAACGAAAAGAAGTTGTAAATAATTTATTACATAAAACAAATCTATATGATGTAAGAAATCAAAACTTAGGAGGATATTCCGGTGGAATGAAACAACGTTTTGGGATTGCTCAGGCTTTATTGAATAACCCAAAGCTACTTATAGTAGATGAACCAACTGCAGGATTAGATCCTGCGGAGCGTAACAGATTTTATAATCTATTAAGTGAAATAGGCGAAAATACAATTGTTATTTTATCAACGCATATAGTGGATGATATAAAGGAGTTATGTACTAATATGGCAATCATTAATCAAGGTCAAGTAGTACTACAAGGAAAACCCTTAGAGCTTATTCAAAAAATTGAAGGTAAAGTATATCAAAAAACAATAGCTAAAAATGAATTAGATATCCACAAAAAGAAATATAAGGTTATCAATGAAAAACTGTTTTTGGGGAAACCTGTTATTCATGTTCTTAGTAATGAGGATCCCAAAGATGGTTTTGCTTCTATAAATGCAAGTTTAGAGGACGTTTATTTTTCACAAATTAATAATTAA
- a CDS encoding sensor histidine kinase yields MRPRILKIIFWLFAICTPFVLMVLVATEEELIATLLSFFYFGILFVVGIRWVSRQLKTIIKLKNEKSKTELLHLKSQVNPHFFFNTLNNLYGLVEEDSKKAQELILKLSDMMRYSIYEGQRDFVTVKEEIEYLKNYIELHKMRYHKKTEVNFNLHIQYEESKVMPLLFIILLENAFKHGVENLRDGAYIHINMTSGIDEIHFAIENNFDASEVTKEPGIGLNNLKRRLELVYPKKHSLSFAITEDVYKVQLTLKQL; encoded by the coding sequence ATGAGACCTAGAATTCTAAAAATTATTTTTTGGCTATTTGCTATATGTACTCCTTTTGTTTTAATGGTTTTAGTGGCCACGGAAGAAGAATTAATTGCTACTCTTTTATCATTCTTTTACTTCGGGATTCTATTTGTTGTCGGAATTCGTTGGGTATCCAGACAATTAAAGACAATCATTAAACTAAAAAACGAAAAATCTAAAACTGAATTATTACATCTAAAAAGTCAAGTGAACCCTCATTTCTTTTTTAATACTCTTAATAACTTATATGGTTTAGTAGAAGAAGATTCTAAAAAAGCTCAAGAACTAATACTAAAACTATCTGATATGATGCGGTATAGTATTTATGAAGGACAACGAGATTTTGTAACGGTTAAAGAAGAAATAGAATATCTTAAAAATTATATTGAGCTTCATAAAATGCGTTATCATAAGAAGACAGAAGTCAATTTTAACCTACATATTCAATATGAAGAATCTAAGGTTATGCCATTACTGTTTATCATACTCCTAGAAAATGCATTTAAACATGGAGTAGAGAATTTAAGAGATGGAGCTTATATTCATATAAATATGACATCTGGCATCGATGAAATTCATTTTGCGATAGAAAATAACTTTGATGCATCCGAGGTTACCAAAGAACCTGGCATTGGTCTTAATAACTTGAAAAGAAGACTAGAATTAGTGTATCCAAAAAAACATTCTTTATCTTTTGCAATAACAGAAGATGTGTATAAAGTACAACTAACCCTTAAGCAATTATGA
- a CDS encoding LytTR family DNA-binding domain-containing protein: protein MIKYLIIDDEHVAHGIIKRYCDLLPNMKLLKHCYDALEAFEYMNTNEVDLIFLDLNMPKLKGFDFLKTLSNPPKVIVTTAYSEFALEGYELNILDYLLKPFSFERFLKAVNKATASESKSISPNHLRTEAPEKSIFLKSNKKYIQVLIEDIKYLESAGNYAKVVTTQETITVREKITDLLATIASDDFLQVHKSFAVAKKHIKSIEGNRILIADQVIPIGTMYKMNITQLFK from the coding sequence ATGATTAAGTATTTAATTATAGACGATGAACATGTAGCACATGGTATTATAAAACGTTACTGTGATTTATTACCAAACATGAAATTACTTAAACATTGTTATGATGCACTAGAAGCTTTTGAATATATGAATACTAATGAAGTGGATTTGATTTTCCTTGATCTTAATATGCCCAAATTAAAAGGATTCGATTTTTTAAAAACACTTTCTAATCCTCCTAAAGTTATTGTTACCACAGCTTATAGCGAATTTGCTTTAGAAGGATATGAATTGAATATTCTGGATTACTTATTAAAACCTTTTAGTTTCGAACGTTTTCTAAAAGCAGTAAATAAGGCTACAGCATCAGAATCAAAATCTATTTCCCCTAATCATCTCCGTACAGAAGCTCCTGAAAAAAGTATTTTTCTAAAAAGTAATAAAAAGTACATACAAGTTTTAATTGAGGATATTAAATACTTGGAATCTGCTGGGAATTATGCTAAGGTTGTTACCACTCAAGAAACCATAACTGTAAGAGAAAAAATAACTGATCTATTAGCTACAATAGCCAGTGATGATTTTTTACAAGTTCATAAATCATTTGCAGTAGCCAAAAAACATATAAAAAGTATCGAAGGAAATAGAATTTTAATTGCGGATCAAGTAATACCTATTGGCACTATGTATAAAATGAACATCACCCAATTATTTAAATAA
- a CDS encoding LytTR family DNA-binding domain-containing protein codes for MKVLQCLIADDEPIARQIIESYIKEIPYLEVVNTCKNAFEVMEFLQDNTVDLLFLDINMPKLSGISLLKTIRHKPHVIITTAYPEYAVEGFELSVTDYLLKPFSLERFLQAVLKVQQQTSPIQDTVVVEKEKSAKSVYVKSDKKIIKLDLETINYIEAYGNYIKIYTNQMILTPLTLSDFLEKLSDNFVRIHKSYVVNFNKLKLIDGNQIVLQNDSKLPISKSYRKLILNRIDGI; via the coding sequence ATGAAAGTACTACAGTGTTTAATAGCAGATGATGAACCAATAGCTCGACAAATTATAGAGAGTTACATTAAAGAAATACCATATTTAGAGGTAGTAAATACCTGTAAAAATGCGTTTGAAGTAATGGAGTTTTTACAGGATAATACGGTCGACTTATTGTTTCTAGATATCAATATGCCAAAATTATCTGGTATTAGTTTATTAAAAACAATTCGTCACAAACCTCATGTGATTATTACTACAGCATATCCTGAGTATGCAGTAGAAGGTTTTGAATTATCGGTAACAGATTATTTACTAAAACCTTTTAGTTTGGAACGATTTTTACAAGCTGTTTTAAAAGTGCAACAGCAAACAAGTCCTATTCAGGATACTGTTGTTGTAGAAAAAGAAAAAAGTGCAAAATCTGTATATGTTAAGAGTGATAAGAAGATTATTAAATTAGACTTAGAAACTATTAACTATATAGAAGCTTATGGTAACTATATCAAAATATATACAAATCAAATGATTCTAACACCTCTAACATTATCCGATTTTTTAGAAAAATTATCTGATAACTTCGTTAGAATTCATAAGTCATATGTTGTCAATTTTAATAAACTTAAGTTAATTGATGGAAATCAAATAGTATTACAAAATGATAGTAAATTACCTATAAGTAAATCTTATAGAAAGTTAATTCTAAATAGAATAGATGGTATTTAG
- a CDS encoding sensor histidine kinase, which translates to MSRLDTWVDNKLVQNILVWLFLMIIFLMVIQAENRLLASSAIIAFIIPPVYISNLKILPLFFTNKRVLGVVLFSLNIIFFTFLGVALLSSFFESFQWRMLLNIFGAVLLVILFGTALKLARDSFYRRQEEKEAELKLLKAQLNPHFLFNTLNNLYGLSVIKSEKLPDLMLKLSDLLRYSLYETKETFVPLEKEIKYLENYISLEKIRLEDKADIQLNIKGYDPSDKIIAPMLFIVFVENAFKHLGVLEGVKSKVSVNIEIEKDSLNFNCMNTIDSIHTTNNDIEKGKSGIGLQNAKKRLDLMYTDKNKLQITQEKDFYQVALSLNF; encoded by the coding sequence ATGTCAAGATTAGATACTTGGGTTGATAATAAACTTGTACAAAACATACTCGTTTGGTTGTTTTTGATGATTATATTTTTGATGGTTATCCAAGCCGAAAATAGATTGCTGGCATCTTCTGCTATTATTGCTTTTATAATACCTCCTGTTTATATCAGTAACCTGAAAATATTACCGCTGTTTTTTACGAATAAAAGGGTACTAGGAGTTGTTTTATTTTCTTTAAATATTATATTTTTTACTTTTTTGGGAGTTGCTTTGTTAAGTAGTTTTTTTGAAAGCTTTCAATGGAGAATGTTATTAAATATATTTGGAGCTGTTCTATTGGTAATACTATTTGGAACCGCTTTGAAGTTGGCTAGAGATAGTTTTTACAGACGTCAGGAAGAAAAAGAGGCTGAGTTAAAGCTCTTGAAAGCACAATTAAATCCTCATTTTTTGTTTAATACCTTGAATAACCTATATGGTTTATCTGTGATTAAATCCGAAAAATTACCAGACTTGATGCTCAAACTTTCTGATTTGTTAAGATATAGCTTGTATGAAACGAAGGAAACATTTGTTCCTTTAGAGAAAGAAATCAAATACCTTGAAAACTATATTTCATTAGAGAAAATAAGATTAGAAGATAAAGCAGATATCCAATTAAACATTAAAGGTTATGATCCTTCTGATAAAATTATAGCCCCGATGTTATTTATTGTTTTTGTAGAAAATGCTTTTAAGCATTTGGGAGTTTTAGAAGGAGTAAAAAGCAAAGTGTCTGTAAATATTGAGATAGAAAAGGATTCTCTTAATTTTAATTGTATGAATACTATAGATTCTATTCATACAACCAATAATGATATTGAAAAAGGAAAAAGTGGCATTGGTTTACAAAATGCGAAAAAACGTTTAGATTTGATGTACACAGACAAAAACAAGTTACAAATTACACAAGAAAAAGATTTTTATCAAGTGGCATTAAGTCTTAATTTTTAA
- a CDS encoding ABC transporter ATP-binding protein, translating to MKLEIKNVSKKYNRNKYGLKDFSITIEKGILGLLGPNGAGKSTLLKMIATISKPTNGTIILNRNNILKDANYIRKQLGFLPQDFGVYQNLNAFEFLEYIAALKGIGGPNLKTKIQQLLEGLNLLEAAKKPIGSYSGGMKQRVGIAQTLLNDPKIIIFDEPTVGLDPEERVRFRNLISDLAQDCIVILSSHIVSDIDTIADQVAVMKNGTLLSLGNQEQLIKLVDQKVFEIIINKEELKDFKANHIIVSTARKEGNLSVRYISENPIIGSKSKKANLEDAYLYLTKTN from the coding sequence ATGAAACTGGAAATCAAAAACGTATCAAAAAAATACAATAGAAATAAATATGGGTTGAAAGATTTTTCAATTACTATAGAAAAGGGAATATTAGGGTTATTGGGTCCTAATGGAGCAGGAAAATCTACGCTTCTTAAAATGATAGCAACCATTAGTAAACCAACAAATGGCACAATAATTTTAAACAGAAATAACATTCTGAAAGATGCAAATTACATCAGAAAACAATTAGGTTTTCTTCCTCAAGATTTTGGTGTATACCAAAACCTTAATGCCTTCGAGTTTTTAGAATATATAGCAGCTTTAAAAGGTATTGGAGGTCCAAATCTTAAAACAAAAATACAACAATTACTAGAAGGACTTAATTTATTAGAGGCCGCTAAAAAACCAATAGGAAGCTATTCTGGAGGTATGAAACAACGCGTAGGAATCGCACAAACACTTTTAAATGATCCTAAAATTATAATATTTGATGAACCTACTGTAGGGCTAGATCCAGAAGAAAGAGTTCGATTCAGAAATCTTATTTCGGATTTGGCGCAAGATTGTATCGTTATTTTGTCATCACATATCGTATCCGATATCGATACCATAGCGGATCAAGTGGCTGTAATGAAAAACGGTACGCTATTATCCCTAGGAAACCAAGAACAACTCATAAAATTAGTTGATCAAAAAGTTTTTGAAATCATTATCAATAAAGAAGAATTAAAAGACTTTAAGGCAAATCATATTATCGTAAGCACGGCTAGAAAGGAAGGAAACTTATCCGTTAGGTATATCTCCGAAAATCCAATCATTGGATCTAAATCTAAAAAAGCAAATCTAGAGGATGCTTATTTATACTTAACAAAAACAAATTAA
- a CDS encoding ABC transporter permease: MKTFLSTIKFDYLQRVRSYSFLITLCISLAVAYTFVPEPNANYSTIRIADHVGYYNAAWFGYVTAIMTSIFLSLIGFYLVNGSINKDLTTKIGHITASTRITNFKYLLSKVLSNFLVLVTIVFIVFLMSIILFYLYNDGYSLKILDFLIPYLLVPIPAMFFIAVLAIIFEIVFRKYSVLQNIGFFFLFSALVFSANNDKSQFALDPFGTKIVMHQMEETVRSIIKVDEKTDLSIGYAIGNIKETKKFEFNGISFSTVFILSRFIWVLLGMMMIMTVTPLFHRFSIKEKLRSISLTPKILKTQNNQEIIVSELKKSTTNYGIISLVKTELMLLFRKGKRWLWIINIIGVISLAIAPINIAYPLILPVLWFLQVHRLSEISSKEIYNNVHHITFTSYKPLSRLLSSQLIAGTILMLSLASPLIIRLFITFDLLSNAHIIIGSIFIVLLASTSGILTKGKKLFEIVFFMITYANMNKIPFTDYFGGLDHNNNYIVSLTIITFVLGMIAFLTRRHQLKN, encoded by the coding sequence ATGAAAACATTCTTATCAACTATAAAATTTGATTATCTGCAACGAGTTAGAAGTTACAGTTTTCTTATCACCTTATGTATAAGTCTAGCGGTAGCATATACATTTGTACCAGAACCTAATGCCAATTATTCTACTATTAGAATTGCTGATCATGTTGGATATTATAATGCAGCTTGGTTCGGATATGTCACTGCTATAATGACTAGTATATTCTTATCATTAATTGGTTTTTATTTAGTTAACGGTAGTATTAATAAAGATTTAACCACTAAAATTGGGCATATAACTGCTTCCACCCGAATTACTAATTTCAAATATCTTTTATCCAAAGTACTCAGTAATTTTTTGGTATTAGTTACGATAGTGTTCATTGTTTTTTTAATGAGTATTATACTATTTTATTTATATAATGATGGTTATTCATTAAAAATATTAGACTTTTTAATTCCCTATCTATTAGTTCCAATTCCGGCAATGTTTTTTATAGCTGTTTTGGCAATAATTTTTGAAATAGTATTTAGAAAATATTCAGTGCTACAAAATATCGGGTTCTTCTTTTTATTTTCAGCATTAGTATTTTCAGCTAATAATGATAAATCACAATTTGCTCTAGACCCATTTGGTACTAAAATAGTAATGCATCAAATGGAAGAAACGGTTAGAAGCATTATAAAAGTAGATGAAAAAACAGATTTATCCATCGGATATGCTATTGGAAATATAAAAGAGACTAAAAAGTTTGAATTTAATGGAATATCATTTTCCACAGTATTTATCCTAAGTCGTTTCATATGGGTATTACTAGGTATGATGATGATAATGACCGTTACGCCATTATTCCACAGGTTTAGTATTAAAGAGAAACTAAGAAGTATTAGTTTGACTCCTAAAATTCTGAAGACGCAAAATAATCAAGAGATCATAGTATCTGAATTAAAAAAATCCACCACTAATTATGGAATTATTTCTTTAGTCAAAACAGAACTAATGCTACTCTTTAGAAAAGGAAAAAGATGGTTATGGATTATTAACATAATTGGAGTTATATCCTTGGCAATTGCACCTATTAATATAGCATATCCATTGATCCTTCCAGTCCTATGGTTTTTACAAGTTCATAGACTATCAGAAATATCTTCAAAAGAAATATATAATAATGTACATCATATTACATTTACATCGTATAAACCACTAAGTAGATTATTAAGTTCACAGTTAATAGCTGGAACCATACTAATGCTATCACTAGCTTCACCATTAATTATAAGACTATTTATAACATTTGATTTATTATCCAACGCTCATATAATCATTGGATCAATTTTTATTGTTTTGTTGGCATCAACTTCGGGAATACTGACTAAAGGAAAAAAGTTATTCGAAATAGTATTCTTTATGATAACGTATGCAAACATGAACAAAATACCATTTACGGATTACTTCGGAGGACTAGACCATAATAACAATTACATAGTATCCTTAACAATAATAACTTTTGTTTTGGGTATGATCGCATTCTTAACAAGAAGACATCAATTAAAAAATTGA
- a CDS encoding LamG-like jellyroll fold domain-containing protein produces MKSSKPSLQCSLIFTLALSFMAVSCGNDKAKKDKTQNDVVKKDTTKTTLKKALTFYTSFDNGIDADFSLGDPKLYTVPSRKARDSAKVGLYKEGISLSENQGLKGGALLYEKDSKGYIYYTSKDNIAYNQNEWNGAISFWLSLDPATDLEPGYCDPIQITDVSYNDASIWVDFTKENPRDFRLGVIGDKISWKKDTTISDNDDPVFKNQLIPVSKPPFAKGTWTHIFINFKNLNSGKGETSLYINGVLKGQRDDITDPFSWELEKSNIYLGLGYIGLMDELSIFNRNLTQKEISTLFALENGVHTILK; encoded by the coding sequence ATGAAATCTTCAAAACCCTCCCTTCAGTGTAGTCTTATTTTTACCTTAGCGTTATCTTTTATGGCAGTTTCCTGCGGGAATGACAAGGCAAAAAAAGACAAAACCCAAAACGATGTAGTTAAAAAGGATACTACAAAAACAACATTAAAAAAAGCCCTAACATTTTATACTTCTTTTGACAACGGAATCGATGCTGATTTTTCCTTAGGAGACCCTAAACTGTATACCGTTCCATCAAGAAAGGCAAGAGATTCTGCCAAAGTAGGTTTGTACAAAGAAGGAATTAGTTTATCAGAAAATCAAGGTTTGAAAGGTGGAGCTCTGCTTTATGAAAAGGATAGTAAAGGTTATATTTATTACACCAGTAAAGATAATATTGCTTACAATCAAAACGAATGGAATGGAGCTATTTCTTTTTGGCTCAGTCTTGATCCTGCTACAGATTTAGAACCGGGATATTGTGATCCAATCCAAATTACGGATGTAAGTTATAATGATGCTTCTATTTGGGTAGATTTTACCAAAGAGAATCCAAGAGATTTTAGACTTGGAGTTATTGGAGATAAAATTTCTTGGAAAAAAGATACTACCATATCTGATAATGATGACCCTGTTTTTAAAAATCAATTAATTCCAGTCTCTAAACCTCCTTTTGCTAAAGGAACTTGGACGCATATTTTTATAAATTTTAAAAATTTAAATTCTGGAAAAGGTGAAACTTCTTTATACATTAACGGTGTATTAAAAGGACAGCGAGATGATATTACAGATCCTTTTTCATGGGAATTAGAAAAATCTAATATTTATTTAGGATTAGGATACATAGGATTGATGGATGAACTGTCTATTTTTAACAGAAATCTAACTCAAAAAGAAATATCTACATTATTTGCTCTAGAAAATGGAGTTCACACAATTTTAAAATAA
- a CDS encoding acylase, giving the protein MKSSKITLFCIISFLFFSCKTETKIEISDEEKRWQEHSINTTIIRDDFGVPHIYGKTDADAVFGLLYAQCEDDFNRVEQNYIWATGRLAEVEGEKALYSDLRAKLFMTKEEAIANYEKSPQWLKELCIAFADGINYYLKTHPEVTPKLLTHFEPWMPMYFSEGSIGGDIERVSTRKIKAMYEGGMELPISEEIALKKEKEMLEPQGSNGIAISGSLTKSGNAMLLINPHTSFYFRGEVHVVSEEGLNAYGAVTWGQFFVYQGFNEKTGWMHTSTYTDVIDEFIETTTKKDGKPMYKYGDELKSIKEYEVVLKYKEDDTLKEKTFPAYRTHHGPITHLKDGKWVATSLMWEPIKALEQSYIRTKQNGYKGFRNMMDIKTNSSNNTVYADAEGNIAYFHGNFIPVRDQSFDYTKPVDGSNPKTDWNGLHPVNEAIMLLNPKNGWLQNCNSTPYTAALEFSPKKEEYPAYMSIDRENFRGVHAIELLKDKKNYTIDSLISLAYDPYLPAFEKLIPGLVEAYDKIDKTKELGSAIEILRNWDYKTSVDSKAMTLAHFYGTNYAKKGKRPEERISDMALLTYFGEKSPLEERLSIFKETLAQIEEDFGSILPWGEVNRFQRINGDIKQPFDDNKPSTPVGFASGRWGALAAYGVRYTNNTKKIYGTRGNSFVAVVEFGDKVKAKTSLAGGQSGNPDSTHFDDQIEPYVNVQFKEAAFYKEDVEKRAKKTYHPGEK; this is encoded by the coding sequence ATGAAAAGCTCAAAAATCACTCTTTTTTGTATTATCTCTTTCCTATTTTTCTCCTGTAAAACTGAAACAAAAATAGAAATTAGTGATGAAGAAAAACGTTGGCAAGAACATTCAATAAATACTACAATTATAAGAGATGATTTTGGTGTACCTCACATCTACGGAAAAACAGACGCAGATGCTGTTTTTGGATTGTTATACGCGCAATGTGAAGATGATTTTAATCGTGTAGAACAGAATTATATTTGGGCTACGGGTCGATTGGCAGAAGTAGAAGGAGAAAAAGCTCTTTATAGTGATCTTAGAGCTAAACTATTTATGACTAAAGAAGAAGCAATAGCTAATTATGAAAAGAGCCCGCAATGGCTTAAAGAATTGTGCATTGCTTTTGCTGATGGTATCAATTATTATCTAAAAACACATCCTGAAGTAACTCCCAAATTATTAACACATTTTGAACCATGGATGCCAATGTATTTTAGCGAAGGTTCTATAGGTGGTGATATAGAACGTGTTTCTACTCGTAAAATTAAAGCGATGTACGAAGGCGGTATGGAACTCCCAATATCAGAAGAGATAGCTTTAAAAAAGGAAAAGGAAATGCTAGAACCGCAAGGTTCTAATGGAATTGCTATTTCTGGATCATTAACAAAATCCGGAAATGCTATGTTATTAATTAATCCACATACTTCATTTTATTTTAGAGGAGAAGTACATGTGGTAAGCGAAGAAGGTTTGAATGCATATGGAGCTGTTACTTGGGGACAATTCTTTGTATATCAAGGTTTTAATGAAAAAACTGGATGGATGCATACTTCTACCTATACAGATGTTATAGATGAATTCATTGAAACAACTACTAAGAAAGATGGTAAACCCATGTATAAATATGGAGACGAACTAAAATCTATAAAAGAATATGAAGTTGTTTTAAAATATAAAGAAGATGATACTTTAAAAGAAAAAACATTTCCGGCTTATAGAACGCATCATGGTCCTATTACACATCTTAAAGATGGTAAATGGGTTGCAACCTCATTAATGTGGGAACCTATAAAAGCATTAGAACAATCCTATATACGTACTAAACAAAATGGTTATAAAGGATTTAGAAATATGATGGATATAAAAACGAATTCATCAAACAATACCGTTTATGCAGATGCTGAAGGAAACATTGCTTATTTCCATGGTAATTTTATCCCTGTTAGGGATCAATCTTTTGATTATACCAAACCTGTTGATGGAAGTAATCCTAAAACCGATTGGAATGGATTACATCCTGTAAATGAAGCTATAATGCTTTTGAATCCAAAAAATGGCTGGTTACAAAATTGTAATTCTACACCATATACCGCGGCATTAGAGTTTAGCCCAAAAAAAGAAGAATATCCTGCATATATGTCTATTGACAGAGAAAACTTTAGAGGCGTTCACGCTATTGAATTATTGAAGGACAAGAAGAATTATACGATAGATAGTCTTATATCATTAGCCTATGATCCATATTTACCCGCATTCGAAAAATTAATTCCTGGACTCGTAGAAGCTTATGATAAAATTGATAAAACAAAAGAATTAGGCAGTGCTATCGAAATTTTACGTAATTGGGATTACAAAACTTCCGTAGATTCCAAAGCAATGACGCTAGCACATTTCTATGGGACAAATTATGCAAAAAAAGGGAAAAGGCCAGAAGAAAGAATTAGTGATATGGCACTACTCACCTATTTTGGTGAAAAATCTCCGTTAGAAGAAAGACTGTCTATTTTTAAAGAAACTCTAGCTCAAATAGAAGAAGACTTTGGAAGTATACTTCCATGGGGAGAGGTAAATCGCTTTCAACGTATTAATGGAGATATAAAACAACCATTCGATGATAATAAACCTAGCACTCCAGTTGGATTTGCATCTGGACGCTGGGGAGCACTTGCAGCATATGGAGTTCGGTATACTAATAATACTAAGAAAATTTATGGTACTAGAGGAAATAGTTTTGTTGCAGTTGTGGAATTTGGTGATAAAGTAAAAGCAAAAACTAGTTTAGCTGGTGGACAAAGTGGTAATCCGGATTCTACACATTTCGACGATCAAATAGAACCGTATGTAAATGTTCAATTTAAAGAAGCTGCATTCTACAAGGAAGATGTAGAAAAACGTGCTAAAAAAACATACCACCCAGGAGAAAAATAA
- a CDS encoding peptide methionine sulfoxide reductase, which yields MLDVINNIKEGYSEGIYNNVKYSITKEVFNNGKSFKIYAKELQGNDFISLNYYITSTSELLKPCEMPKQKVIDFLDNVFLV from the coding sequence ATGTTAGATGTAATAAATAATATTAAAGAAGGATATTCCGAAGGGATTTATAACAATGTTAAGTATAGCATAACCAAAGAAGTTTTTAATAACGGAAAGTCTTTTAAAATATATGCAAAAGAACTACAAGGAAATGATTTTATAAGTTTAAATTATTACATCACTTCTACTTCCGAATTATTAAAACCTTGCGAAATGCCAAAACAAAAGGTTATTGATTTTCTGGATAATGTATTCTTAGTTTAA